A single region of the Salarchaeum japonicum genome encodes:
- a CDS encoding 50S ribosomal protein L40e, translated as MSKELSIEDRLLGKQVCMRCNARNPQEAAKCRKCGYGKLRPKARERRSA; from the coding sequence ATGAGCAAGGAACTCTCCATCGAGGACCGACTCCTCGGCAAGCAGGTCTGCATGCGCTGCAACGCCCGCAACCCCCAGGAGGCCGCGAAGTGCCGGAAGTGCGGCTACGGGAAACTCCGCCCGAAGGCCCGCGAGCGCCGCTCCGCCTGA
- a CDS encoding DUF367 family protein — protein MELHVRYEGDDDPEKCTARKLARFEKAALHRTNRATPYGVVLNPHADTALSPADADHDRLVALDCSWETAEKAMFEMPGDHRALPFLVAANPVNYGQPFQLNTVEAFAGALCILGEREHAEEILAKFNWGHTFLELNDEPLGRYAECENSTDVVEIQQEYLDAGAE, from the coding sequence GTGGAGTTACACGTCCGGTACGAGGGCGACGACGACCCAGAGAAGTGCACGGCGCGAAAGCTCGCGCGCTTCGAGAAGGCGGCGCTCCACCGCACGAACCGCGCCACGCCCTACGGCGTCGTCCTGAACCCGCACGCCGACACCGCGCTCAGCCCCGCGGACGCCGACCACGACCGACTGGTGGCGCTGGACTGCTCGTGGGAGACCGCGGAGAAAGCGATGTTCGAGATGCCCGGCGACCACCGGGCCCTCCCATTCCTCGTCGCCGCGAACCCCGTGAACTACGGCCAGCCGTTCCAACTCAACACCGTCGAGGCGTTCGCCGGCGCGCTCTGCATCCTCGGAGAACGCGAGCACGCAGAGGAGATTCTCGCGAAGTTCAATTGGGGCCACACCTTCCTCGAACTCAACGACGAACCCCTCGGACGATACGCCGAATGCGAGAACTCGACGGACGTCGTCGAAATCCAGCAGGAGTACCTCGACGCCGGCGCGGAGTGA
- a CDS encoding nuclear transport factor 2 family protein, which translates to MDSVELAHAYYDAIDAGDYAALRDVLAPGFTHVRPDRTLAGREEFLSFMRDDRPRTDTKHVVDSVTAGVDGAVAHGHLFAPDELMFAFVDVFETGEKIERLRTYAD; encoded by the coding sequence ATGGACTCGGTCGAGCTCGCGCACGCCTACTACGACGCCATCGACGCGGGCGACTACGCGGCGCTCCGGGACGTGCTCGCGCCCGGCTTCACGCACGTCCGCCCCGACCGCACGCTCGCGGGCCGCGAGGAGTTCCTCTCCTTCATGCGGGACGACCGCCCGCGCACGGACACCAAGCACGTCGTGGACTCGGTGACGGCGGGCGTGGACGGCGCGGTCGCGCACGGCCACCTGTTCGCGCCCGACGAACTCATGTTCGCGTTCGTGGACGTGTTCGAGACCGGCGAAAAGATAGAGCGCCTGCGGACGTACGCGGATTAG
- the serS gene encoding serine--tRNA ligase yields the protein MLSRQFVRENPETVREALDNKGVEVDLDRILDVDEEWRDLKAEGDDLRHERNEVSSKIGRLKQEGREEEAEDAIERSSELKERIEEVEERADELEAELEERLLELPQIPHESVPIGADESENVERRRELFDDRRDLPEEVVPHYDLGEELDILDFERGAKVSGGGFYFAKGDGARLEHALVQFMLDVHREQDYVDVFPPIPVNSASMRGTGQFPKFTEDAYRLGGSNEEAYDDDDLWLLPTAEVPVTNMYRDEILLSEDLPLKHQAYSPNFRREAGEHGTETRGIVRVHQFNKVEMVNFVEPDESYERFEGLVEEAEEVLRRLELPYRILEMCTGDLGFTQAKKYDLEVWAPGDDMEDGPAVGGRWLEVSSVSNFEDFQARRAGIQYRPEKHESAEYVHTLNGSGLAVPRIVVAILEYYQNEDGTVDVPEALQPYMGGQEVIEGGEKVGESALGAQD from the coding sequence ATGCTCAGCCGTCAGTTCGTCCGGGAGAACCCCGAGACGGTACGCGAGGCCCTCGACAACAAGGGCGTCGAGGTCGACCTCGACCGCATTCTCGACGTGGACGAGGAGTGGCGCGACCTCAAGGCAGAGGGCGACGACCTCCGCCACGAACGCAACGAAGTCAGCTCGAAAATCGGCCGACTCAAGCAGGAAGGCAGAGAGGAGGAGGCCGAGGACGCCATCGAGCGGTCGAGCGAACTCAAGGAGCGCATCGAGGAGGTCGAGGAGCGCGCGGACGAACTCGAAGCCGAACTCGAAGAGCGCCTGCTGGAACTCCCCCAGATTCCGCACGAGAGCGTGCCCATCGGCGCGGACGAGTCGGAGAACGTCGAGCGCCGCCGCGAGCTGTTCGACGACCGCCGCGACCTCCCCGAGGAGGTGGTGCCGCACTACGACCTCGGCGAGGAACTCGACATCCTCGACTTCGAGCGCGGCGCGAAAGTTTCCGGGGGTGGGTTCTACTTCGCGAAGGGCGACGGCGCGCGCCTCGAACACGCGCTCGTCCAGTTCATGTTGGACGTGCACCGCGAGCAGGACTACGTGGACGTGTTCCCGCCGATTCCCGTGAACTCGGCGTCGATGCGGGGCACGGGCCAGTTCCCGAAGTTCACGGAGGACGCGTACCGGCTCGGCGGGTCGAACGAGGAGGCGTACGACGACGACGACCTCTGGCTCCTCCCGACCGCCGAAGTCCCGGTGACGAACATGTACCGGGACGAGATTCTGCTCAGCGAAGACCTCCCCCTCAAACACCAGGCATACAGTCCGAACTTCCGCCGGGAGGCCGGCGAGCACGGCACCGAAACCCGGGGCATCGTGCGCGTCCACCAGTTCAACAAGGTGGAGATGGTGAACTTCGTCGAACCCGACGAGAGCTACGAGCGCTTCGAGGGACTCGTCGAGGAAGCGGAGGAAGTGCTTCGCCGCCTCGAACTCCCCTACCGCATCCTGGAAATGTGCACGGGCGACCTGGGGTTCACGCAGGCGAAGAAGTACGACCTCGAAGTGTGGGCTCCCGGCGACGACATGGAGGACGGCCCCGCTGTCGGAGGGCGGTGGCTCGAAGTGTCCTCGGTGTCGAACTTCGAGGACTTCCAGGCGCGCCGCGCGGGCATCCAGTACCGGCCGGAGAAACACGAGAGCGCGGAGTACGTCCACACCCTGAACGGGTCGGGGCTCGCCGTGCCGCGAATCGTCGTCGCCATCCTCGAATACTACCAGAACGAGGACGGAACGGTGGACGTGCCGGAGGCGCTCCAGCCGTACATGGGCGGCCAGGAAGTCATCGAGGGCGGGGAGAAAGTCGGCGAGTCGGCGCTCGGCGCGCAGGACTAA
- a CDS encoding universal stress protein, which yields MYDRILVPTDGSDVSAVAIEHAVDLAEKYDADVHALYVVDVDAVSFGLGAEQVDRIRQGHLDEMEEVEEKANAATGAVADAATDRGVSVVEAVRVGQPHAVVADYADDEDIDLVVIGSHGRSGVRRALLGSVTERVLRSTRKPVLVVDFEPED from the coding sequence ATGTACGACCGCATCCTCGTCCCGACCGACGGGAGCGACGTCTCGGCGGTCGCCATCGAGCACGCCGTCGACCTCGCGGAGAAGTACGACGCCGACGTGCACGCGCTCTACGTCGTGGACGTGGACGCCGTGAGCTTCGGCCTCGGCGCGGAGCAAGTAGACCGCATCCGCCAGGGCCACCTGGACGAGATGGAGGAAGTGGAGGAGAAGGCGAACGCCGCCACGGGCGCGGTCGCGGACGCCGCGACCGACCGCGGCGTCAGCGTGGTGGAGGCCGTGCGGGTCGGCCAGCCGCACGCGGTGGTCGCGGACTACGCGGACGACGAGGACATCGACCTCGTCGTCATCGGGAGTCACGGCCGTAGCGGCGTGCGCCGCGCGCTCCTCGGGAGCGTCACCGAGCGCGTGCTCCGCTCCACCCGCAAGCCAGTGCTCGTCGTGGACTTCGAACCGGAGGACTGA
- a CDS encoding sodium:solute symporter family transporter produces MSLLLPMQSGLLPEGLNVSFKLIPAILVLAMLALFLVIGFVFKVADTEGMWVAGRSIGNVENGMAIGANWMSAASYLGMAALIALSGFYGLAFVVGWSTGYFILLIFMAAQMRRFGKYTAPDFVGDRYNSDTARAIAAVTTFLIGFVYAIGQARGMGLVGLYIFGDLGILGLTGYQSMVVFMMAITVGYLSISGMMGATKNMAVQYVILIVAFLAGLYVVGYANGYSTVLPHIEYGEMFSVLSSEFSEPFVHQSYYLWIATAFSLVVGTCGLPHVLVRFYTVDSERTARWSTVWGLGFICLLYLSSPAFAAFGTDLYANQIGDVYGDPGMTSAAGDVIVVLAAQLSNLPTWFVGLVAAGGIAAAIATIAGLFIAGSSAISHDIYANIINPDATQRQQVLVGRLSIVALGVITTLAALNPAAPIAALVSYAFSLAGAVLFPMFFLGLWWENTNRQGALAGMTTGLIIWIIPMINEVLPTYVSSLDSTISPTLAQWVPAIGSALVAVPVVFIVTIAVSLATEEPDMETKRLVRQCHSPEPMDRMESAEEVVSTDGGEDVQGGDA; encoded by the coding sequence ATGAGTCTGCTCCTCCCGATGCAGAGCGGCCTGCTCCCCGAGGGACTGAACGTCTCGTTCAAACTCATCCCCGCCATCCTCGTGCTGGCGATGCTCGCGCTGTTCCTCGTCATCGGCTTCGTGTTCAAGGTCGCCGACACCGAGGGCATGTGGGTCGCCGGACGCTCCATCGGGAACGTCGAGAACGGCATGGCCATCGGCGCGAACTGGATGAGCGCCGCGTCCTACCTCGGCATGGCCGCGCTCATCGCACTGAGCGGGTTCTACGGACTCGCGTTCGTCGTCGGCTGGTCAACCGGGTACTTCATCCTCCTCATCTTCATGGCCGCCCAGATGCGGCGGTTCGGGAAGTACACCGCGCCCGACTTCGTCGGCGACCGCTACAACTCCGACACCGCGCGCGCAATCGCCGCCGTCACCACGTTCCTCATCGGGTTCGTGTACGCCATCGGGCAGGCGCGCGGCATGGGCCTCGTCGGCCTCTACATCTTCGGCGACCTCGGCATCCTCGGTCTCACCGGCTACCAGTCGATGGTCGTCTTCATGATGGCGATAACGGTCGGCTACCTCAGCATCTCCGGCATGATGGGCGCGACGAAGAACATGGCCGTCCAGTACGTCATCCTCATCGTCGCGTTCCTCGCCGGCCTCTACGTCGTCGGATACGCGAACGGCTACTCCACCGTCCTCCCGCACATCGAGTACGGGGAGATGTTCAGCGTGCTGAGCAGCGAGTTCAGCGAGCCGTTCGTCCACCAGAGCTACTACCTCTGGATCGCGACCGCGTTCTCGCTCGTGGTCGGAACCTGCGGCCTCCCGCACGTCCTCGTGCGGTTCTACACGGTCGACTCCGAGCGCACCGCGCGCTGGTCGACGGTGTGGGGGCTCGGCTTCATCTGCCTCCTCTACCTGAGTTCGCCCGCGTTCGCCGCGTTCGGCACCGACCTCTACGCGAACCAGATCGGTGACGTGTACGGCGACCCCGGGATGACGAGCGCGGCCGGTGACGTCATCGTCGTGCTCGCCGCGCAGCTGTCGAACCTCCCGACGTGGTTCGTCGGCCTCGTCGCCGCGGGCGGCATCGCGGCCGCCATCGCGACGATCGCCGGCCTGTTCATCGCCGGGTCGTCCGCCATCTCGCACGACATCTACGCGAACATCATCAACCCCGACGCGACCCAGCGCCAGCAGGTGCTCGTCGGTCGGCTGAGCATCGTCGCGCTCGGCGTCATCACGACGCTCGCGGCACTCAACCCCGCCGCGCCCATCGCAGCGCTCGTGTCGTACGCGTTCTCGCTCGCCGGCGCGGTGCTGTTCCCGATGTTCTTCCTCGGTCTCTGGTGGGAGAACACGAACCGGCAGGGCGCGCTCGCCGGCATGACCACCGGCCTCATCATCTGGATAATCCCGATGATAAACGAAGTGCTGCCGACGTACGTCTCGTCGCTCGACAGCACCATCTCGCCGACGCTCGCGCAGTGGGTGCCCGCAATCGGCTCCGCGCTCGTCGCGGTTCCGGTCGTGTTCATCGTCACCATCGCGGTGTCGCTCGCGACCGAGGAACCCGACATGGAGACGAAGCGGCTCGTCCGCCAGTGTCACAGCCCCGAACCGATGGACCGCATGGAGTCCGCGGAGGAAGTCGTGTCCACGGACGGCGGCGAGGACGTCCAGGGAGGTGACGCGTGA
- a CDS encoding DUF4212 domain-containing protein, with protein MTENDRHDSDGERTAPDGGTATAAQRHRETNYLEEEVNLLKPSTEFMRDHLRLIWTGFIIWAVLVFGPVTATALAPDTMTMTIPGGFPLHYFLVAIGAPAGALILSVWYARRRDALDEKYGISHGGDA; from the coding sequence ATGACAGAAAATGACAGGCACGATTCGGACGGCGAACGAACCGCTCCCGACGGCGGCACCGCGACCGCCGCGCAACGACACCGGGAGACGAACTACCTGGAGGAGGAAGTGAACCTCCTCAAACCGAGCACGGAGTTCATGCGCGACCACCTCCGGCTCATCTGGACGGGCTTCATCATCTGGGCGGTGCTCGTGTTCGGGCCGGTGACCGCGACCGCGCTCGCCCCCGACACCATGACGATGACCATCCCGGGCGGCTTCCCGCTGCACTACTTCCTCGTCGCCATCGGCGCGCCCGCGGGCGCGCTCATCCTCTCGGTCTGGTACGCCCGCCGACGGGACGCGCTCGACGAGAAGTACGGCATCAGTCACGGAGGTGACGCCTGA